Proteins from one Bradyrhizobium amphicarpaeae genomic window:
- a CDS encoding alpha-2-macroglobulin family protein encodes MIGLVRAVTICATLALGLGAAHAADKAFKRDDLADSAIKLEAQIKSEAGPVAKTNATLKTDADAAFRRNDYRTGLSVLGQIAATTPEDAGNWLRLAKVIFQISPKNSSEQTFLLERASTAAYIAYQRAGNPGEEADALAVLGKSLSERKLWRPALDSLRLSLDMREVADVRGQYEKMRDEHGFRLLDYTVDSDSASPRACFQFSEELAKRTDFAPYLALAGQDKPALSAEGKQLCVDGLKHGERYNINLRAGLPSTVKEGLPKSAEFNVYVRDRKPFVRFTSRAYVLPRTGQRGIPVVSVNTPAVNINVFRIGDRNLINTVVDSDFQKTLSKYQLSDLGDERGVKVWTGELATAMTLNQDVTTAFPVDQALGELQPGVYVMTAAAKGPGSDDDYQLATQWFIVSDLGVAAYSGNDGIHVFVNSLASTDPVGKAEVRLVARNNEILATRKTDDSGHVLFEAGLARGEGGLSPAMLTVTGEKADYAFLSLKSSAFDLSDRGVSGRAVPAGADAFVYAERGVYRSSETVYLTALLRDGQGNAVSGGPLTMVIERPDGVEYRRAVLADQGAGGRTLSVPLNSAVPTGTWRARAFTDPKGASVGETTFMVEDYVPDRIEFDLSTKDKLIKANAPVELKAYGHFLYGAPASGLQLEGDMLVAPAAERPGFAGYQFGVADEETTSNERTPLENLPEADANGVATFPVTLDKQPASTRPQEAQIFVRMVETGGRAVERKIVLPVAPNAAQIGIKPLFGAKNVAEGDKAEFDVLFVSPEGEKLRRDGLRYELLKMESRYQWYRQNNYWEYEPVKSTSRVADGDVTIAADKPARISLNPQPGRYRLDVKSNDADGPVTSVQFDVGWYSDGSADTPDLLETSIDKPQYASGDTMTVSVNVRSAGKLTINVLGDRLLTTQTIDVKEGTAQVKLPVGKDWGTGAYVVATLRRPLDAAAQRMPGRAIGLKWFGIDKQTRTLQVKLSPPALVRPNSTLKIPVKLDGLNPGEDAKIVIAAVDVGILNLTNYKPPAPDDYYLGQRRLSAEIRDLYGQLIDGMSGTRGQIKSGGDAGAAELQGSPPTQKPLALYSGIVTAGADGTAEVSFDIPEFAGTARVMAVAWTATKLGRANTDVVIRDPVVLTTTLPRFLLNGDHGTVNLEIDNVEGQAGDYVINVKTGGPVKMTGSPATTVKLAAKQRNSSALAIDATAAGQATLDVDIKGPSGLTLARHYAFDVKAATQVLARRSIRTLAKGESLTLTSDMFSDLVPGTGSVSVSASLSTALDAATILKALDRYPYGCSEQITSRAMPLLYVNDLAAGAHLAMDTEVDQRIRDAIERLLARQGSNGSFGLWSAGGDDAWLDAYVTDFLTRAREKGFVVPDVLFKNALDRVRNSVVNGNEPEKDGGRDLAYGLYVLARNGAAPIGDLRYLADTKLNNLATPIAKSQLAAALALVGDRNRAERVYGAALDSLAPKPVLEFGRTDYGSQLRDAAALVSLASEGNAPKATLTQAVSRVETARGLTPYTSTQENAWLVLAARALAKENLSMDVDGQPVKTALYRSYKAATLEGKPLKITNTGDAPVQAVISVSGSPVTPEPAASNGFKIERNFFTLDGKPADISKVKQNQRFAVVLKITEAKPEYGHIMVSDYLPAGLEIDNPRLVSSGDSGTLDWIEDGEEPEDTEFRDDRFTAAVDRAADSKSVFTVAYIVRVVSPGKYVLPQAYVEDMYNPSRYGRTGTGTVEVRAAK; translated from the coding sequence ATGATCGGTCTTGTTCGCGCCGTCACAATCTGCGCCACGCTGGCGCTCGGCCTTGGCGCGGCACATGCTGCCGACAAGGCGTTCAAGCGCGACGACCTCGCCGATTCCGCGATCAAGCTCGAGGCCCAGATCAAGAGCGAGGCGGGGCCCGTCGCCAAGACCAATGCGACTTTGAAGACGGACGCCGACGCCGCCTTCCGACGCAATGATTATCGTACCGGCCTGTCGGTCCTCGGTCAGATCGCGGCGACCACGCCGGAGGACGCCGGCAACTGGCTGCGGCTCGCCAAGGTCATCTTCCAGATCTCGCCGAAGAACTCGAGCGAGCAGACCTTCCTGCTGGAACGCGCCTCGACCGCGGCCTATATCGCCTACCAGCGCGCCGGCAATCCGGGCGAGGAGGCCGACGCGCTTGCGGTGCTCGGCAAGTCGCTGTCGGAGCGCAAGCTGTGGCGGCCGGCGCTGGATTCGCTGCGATTGTCGCTCGACATGCGCGAGGTCGCCGACGTCCGCGGCCAATACGAGAAGATGCGCGACGAGCACGGCTTCCGGCTGCTCGACTACACCGTGGACTCGGATTCGGCGAGCCCGCGCGCCTGCTTCCAGTTCTCCGAGGAATTGGCCAAGCGCACCGACTTCGCGCCGTACCTGGCGCTGGCGGGGCAGGACAAGCCGGCACTGTCGGCCGAAGGCAAGCAGCTCTGCGTCGACGGGCTGAAGCATGGCGAGCGTTACAACATCAATCTGCGCGCCGGCCTGCCGTCCACGGTGAAGGAGGGGCTGCCGAAATCGGCCGAGTTCAACGTCTATGTGCGCGATCGCAAGCCATTCGTGCGCTTCACCAGCCGGGCCTATGTGCTGCCCCGAACCGGCCAGCGCGGCATTCCCGTGGTCAGCGTCAATACGCCCGCGGTCAACATCAACGTCTTCCGGATCGGTGACCGCAACCTGATCAACACGGTGGTCGACAGCGATTTCCAGAAGACGCTGTCGAAGTACCAGCTCTCCGATCTCGGCGACGAGCGCGGCGTCAAGGTCTGGACCGGCGAGCTCGCGACCGCGATGACGCTGAACCAGGACGTCACCACGGCGTTCCCGGTCGACCAGGCGCTCGGCGAGCTCCAGCCCGGCGTCTACGTGATGACGGCCGCCGCCAAGGGCCCGGGCTCTGACGACGATTACCAGCTTGCCACGCAATGGTTCATCGTCTCCGATCTCGGCGTTGCCGCCTATTCCGGCAATGACGGCATCCACGTGTTCGTCAACTCGCTGGCTTCGACCGATCCGGTCGGCAAGGCCGAGGTCCGGCTGGTTGCCCGCAACAACGAGATCCTTGCCACCCGCAAGACCGACGACAGCGGCCATGTGCTGTTCGAGGCGGGCCTTGCGCGCGGCGAGGGCGGCCTGTCGCCAGCGATGCTGACGGTGACCGGCGAGAAGGCGGACTATGCCTTCCTCAGCCTGAAGTCCTCCGCCTTCGACCTGTCCGATCGCGGCGTCTCCGGGCGCGCGGTGCCTGCGGGTGCCGACGCCTTCGTCTATGCCGAGCGCGGCGTCTACCGCTCCAGCGAGACCGTCTATCTCACCGCGCTGTTGCGTGACGGGCAGGGCAATGCCGTCAGCGGCGGTCCGCTGACGATGGTGATCGAGCGCCCCGACGGCGTCGAATACCGACGCGCCGTGCTCGCTGACCAGGGCGCCGGCGGCCGTACGCTGTCAGTGCCGCTCAATTCGGCCGTTCCGACCGGGACGTGGCGGGCGCGTGCCTTCACCGATCCGAAGGGCGCCTCGGTCGGAGAGACCACCTTCATGGTCGAGGACTACGTTCCTGATCGGATCGAATTCGACTTGTCTACCAAGGACAAGCTGATCAAAGCTAACGCTCCAGTGGAGCTTAAGGCGTACGGCCATTTCCTCTATGGCGCGCCGGCCTCGGGCCTGCAGCTCGAAGGCGACATGCTGGTCGCGCCCGCGGCGGAGCGCCCGGGTTTTGCCGGCTATCAGTTCGGTGTTGCCGACGAGGAGACGACTTCGAACGAGCGTACGCCGCTGGAGAACCTGCCCGAGGCCGACGCCAACGGCGTTGCGACCTTCCCGGTGACGCTGGACAAGCAGCCGGCCTCGACCCGTCCGCAGGAGGCGCAGATCTTCGTGCGCATGGTCGAGACCGGTGGCCGCGCCGTCGAGCGCAAGATCGTGCTGCCGGTGGCGCCCAATGCGGCGCAGATCGGCATCAAGCCGCTGTTCGGCGCCAAGAACGTCGCCGAGGGCGACAAGGCCGAGTTCGACGTTCTGTTCGTCTCGCCCGAGGGCGAGAAGCTGCGCCGCGACGGCCTGCGCTACGAACTCCTGAAGATGGAGTCGCGCTATCAATGGTATCGCCAGAACAATTACTGGGAGTACGAGCCGGTCAAGTCGACCTCGCGCGTCGCCGACGGTGACGTGACCATTGCGGCCGACAAGCCGGCGCGGATTTCGCTCAACCCGCAACCCGGCCGCTACCGCCTCGACGTGAAGTCGAACGATGCCGATGGCCCGGTGACCTCGGTGCAGTTCGACGTCGGCTGGTATTCCGACGGCAGCGCCGACACCCCGGACCTGCTGGAGACCTCGATCGACAAGCCGCAATACGCCTCCGGCGACACCATGACCGTGTCGGTCAACGTCCGCAGCGCCGGCAAGCTCACCATCAATGTGCTCGGCGACCGCCTGCTGACGACCCAGACCATCGACGTCAAGGAAGGCACTGCCCAGGTGAAGCTCCCGGTCGGCAAGGACTGGGGCACCGGTGCCTACGTGGTGGCGACGCTGCGCCGCCCGCTCGATGCCGCGGCCCAGCGCATGCCGGGCCGGGCGATCGGGCTAAAATGGTTCGGCATCGACAAGCAGACCCGCACCCTTCAGGTGAAGCTGTCTCCGCCCGCGCTGGTTCGACCGAATTCGACGTTGAAGATTCCGGTCAAGCTCGACGGGCTCAATCCGGGCGAGGACGCCAAGATCGTCATCGCTGCTGTCGATGTCGGCATCCTCAACCTCACCAATTACAAGCCGCCGGCGCCGGACGACTACTATCTCGGCCAGCGCCGCCTGAGCGCCGAGATCCGCGACCTCTATGGGCAGCTGATCGACGGCATGTCGGGCACGCGCGGCCAGATCAAGTCCGGTGGTGACGCCGGTGCGGCGGAGCTGCAGGGCTCGCCGCCCACTCAAAAGCCGCTCGCGCTCTATTCGGGCATCGTGACGGCCGGCGCTGACGGCACCGCCGAAGTCAGCTTCGACATTCCGGAGTTCGCCGGTACTGCGCGCGTGATGGCTGTGGCGTGGACCGCGACCAAGCTTGGCCGCGCCAACACCGATGTCGTGATCCGCGACCCCGTGGTGCTGACCACGACCCTGCCTCGCTTCCTGCTCAATGGCGACCACGGCACGGTCAACCTCGAGATCGACAATGTCGAAGGCCAGGCCGGCGACTACGTCATCAACGTGAAGACCGGCGGCCCGGTGAAGATGACCGGCAGCCCCGCGACCACGGTCAAGCTCGCCGCCAAGCAGCGCAACTCCTCCGCGCTCGCGATCGACGCGACCGCGGCGGGGCAGGCGACGCTCGACGTCGACATCAAGGGACCGAGCGGCCTGACGCTGGCGCGCCATTACGCGTTCGACGTCAAGGCCGCGACGCAGGTGCTGGCGCGGCGCTCGATCCGGACGCTGGCGAAGGGCGAGAGCCTGACGCTGACCTCGGACATGTTCTCCGACCTGGTGCCGGGCACCGGCAGCGTCTCGGTCTCGGCCAGCCTGTCGACCGCGCTCGACGCAGCGACGATCCTCAAGGCGCTCGATCGCTATCCCTATGGCTGCTCGGAACAGATCACGAGCCGCGCCATGCCGCTGCTCTATGTCAACGACCTCGCCGCCGGTGCTCACCTCGCCATGGACACCGAAGTCGATCAGCGCATCCGCGATGCGATCGAGCGGCTGTTGGCCCGACAGGGCTCGAACGGCTCGTTCGGCCTGTGGTCGGCCGGCGGCGACGATGCCTGGCTCGATGCCTACGTGACGGACTTCCTGACCCGCGCCCGCGAAAAGGGTTTTGTGGTGCCGGACGTGCTGTTCAAGAACGCGCTCGACCGTGTCAGAAACTCCGTCGTCAACGGCAACGAGCCGGAGAAGGACGGCGGGCGCGATCTCGCTTACGGCCTCTACGTGCTCGCCCGCAACGGCGCAGCTCCGATCGGCGATCTTCGTTATCTCGCCGACACCAAGCTGAACAACCTCGCGACCCCGATCGCGAAGTCGCAGCTCGCGGCGGCGCTGGCCCTGGTCGGCGACCGCAACCGCGCCGAACGGGTCTATGGTGCCGCGCTCGACAGCCTCGCGCCAAAGCCCGTCCTGGAGTTCGGCCGCACCGACTACGGCTCGCAGCTCCGCGATGCCGCAGCGCTGGTGTCGCTGGCCAGCGAAGGCAACGCGCCGAAGGCGACGCTGACGCAGGCGGTGTCGCGGGTGGAGACCGCGCGCGGGCTGACGCCTTACACCTCCACGCAGGAGAATGCGTGGCTGGTGCTGGCGGCGCGCGCGCTGGCCAAGGAAAACCTGTCCATGGACGTGGACGGCCAGCCGGTCAAGACCGCGCTCTACCGCAGCTACAAGGCTGCGACGCTGGAGGGCAAGCCGCTGAAGATCACCAACACCGGCGACGCGCCCGTGCAGGCGGTGATCTCGGTGTCGGGCTCGCCGGTGACGCCGGAGCCGGCCGCCTCCAACGGCTTCAAGATCGAGCGCAATTTCTTCACGCTCGACGGCAAGCCGGCCGACATCAGCAAGGTCAAGCAGAACCAGCGCTTTGCGGTGGTGCTGAAGATCACCGAGGCCAAGCCCGAGTACGGCCACATCATGGTGTCCGACTATCTGCCGGCGGGCCTCGAGATCGACAACCCGAGGCTGGTGTCGTCGGGCGACAGCGGCACGCTGGACTGGATCGAGGACGGCGAGGAGCCTGAGGACACCGAGTTCCGCGACGACCGCTTCACCGCCGCGGTCGATCGCGCCGCGGACTCCAAGTCGGTCTTCACCGTCGCCTATATCGTGCGCGTGGTCTCTCCCGGCAAATACGTGCTGCCGCAGGCCTATGTCGAGGACATGTACAATCCCTCGCGCTACGGTCGGACGGGCACGGGGACCGTCGAGGTGCGGGCGGCGAAGTGA